A window of Cydia strobilella chromosome 10, ilCydStro3.1, whole genome shotgun sequence genomic DNA:
TGACCgtaatatttaggtatatacaACCTGTCTTCTACAGGGACTTGGCACTCGTTGTAAAGTCTTTCAAAGTTTACGGCCAGTTCAGAGTAAAAAAGTGCTTCTGTTTCGTATACCCTGGATAGAAAGTCATTTTTTCTTGCGTCCTCGTTCAAATTGGCGGCTTtggcaaaaatatttatatccgGCTTTAGAGGTTCTGAAATTGTGGCCAGGTATAAATCTGTGGTGTAGTTGGCTCCTCCAGAAGAGATTGGTTTGATGTCAATTTTACTGATTAGATAATTCTCTTTTTTTGCgatattttgaagaaatattTTCAATTGTTCCACTCCTTTTgccattgtatatttatttacacgtCTTTCCTGTGCAGTTGACAATTGTAACTGACATTAAGCTTGTTAATCAGTTAtcatgaaatataattaattgttgcgacataaataatacaattaacgCTGTTGATAATGATTACACGTTCACGATAAATAGTGACTTATCTATCTGCACTATAAACTAACCtttaaaaatagaattaaaggttccgtagccaaagggtaaaaacgggacccactaagactccactgttcgtctgtctgtcaccatacTGTATCTCATAAGACGGTTAAAATTTTCTCAGATCATGTATgtatgccgctataacaacaaatactacaaacagaataaaataaatatttaagtggggctaatatacaacaaacgcgatttcttgccgtttttagggttccgtacctcaagaggaaaacggaatccttataggatcactcgtgcgtctgtctgtctgtctgtctgtctgtccgtctgtccgtctgtcacagcctatttcgtaactactggaccaattaagtttaaatttggtacgcatatgtaagtttgtgacccaaagagagacatgtaacgtaaacaaataaattttaaatatggaGGCCACTTTTAgggagtaaatgagaaaattaaaaaatataatttttcaaactatatcgtcttACATATCactgaaagagctcattgtgacaatctcaaatatatttttttataattttaaaataaacagttcagaagttatttaaaaaattagccAAAAAATGGCACTCTCAATGGCATCCtgacagtagcggcaaataatctatcatattttttcagatacatttgcatatattttttaatagttatttcaaAAACGGCTccagcgatttcgatgaaatttaaaatatgggGTAAACGTATGAAAACGATACTCCGATTAAGCTAGGGTTCATTTCGAAATTAATTAGTTTGCCCGCGATTTAGCGGTAGCCAGGCGTAGGTACTAAATTAAGTAATGAtgcgattttatttttaaaccagagGTTAAATCGATCCATCTAGATTTTACTGTTGGTAAGATTCGATTttgagtgtttttttaaataataaatacaatattattttaataagttttataacatacattaattggggCGTATAAAGTCCCCAATCCGAATGTGCTAACGTGGTTGCCCAcgttgccacgtgcagtgggacgtaaaccttgtatacatatacatatggtcgtgatgatgatacaatcattgctTGTTTGATATATATAGTCCAATTTCATGAATTTTCGCGTGAATGCCTGCATAAGCCTTTCTTTCGGCAATATGaggaaaatgatttttttggcaATATGTGGAACATTTTTTTCGGCAATATgtgaaacatttttttcggCAATATGTGGAATATTTTTTTCGGTAATATGTGGAACATTTGTTTTGGCAATATgtggaacatttttttttcggtaatATGTGGAACATTTGTTTCGGCAATAtgtgggacatttttttttgcaatatgtGGAACATTTTTTTCGGCAATATGTGGAACATTTTTTCTAATACCGAATCGACCATGAATTATGCATCGAAGTAAACGAAACTCGTAATAAATgtgtcataaatattaataacttataaattCAGATTTAAGAGACGTTGATGTGCGTACAACGCATGAATTTTTCAATTCGAActgtaataaaattgtttgtatCGACATTCGCCGCCGAAGAGGACCGAAAGACCGCAGTTACTTAAagtgcagtaggttcagccagcagCGTTTTTGAAAACGTAGCGCTTTTTAgatcttagaaaaaaaaatgcctttctctagtaactttaTTGATTTCCTGACTCGCTTGATACACAGAAAGTGCCACGACACAACTTCGTAacgccacagattatataatagttcttacgaacagacaCTTATCTCtgaaagaaaacgcaaatacttACCGTtctgatacctacacaaaaatacaatggagtgaccttcaacgagccgctccccgcaccgcgcgcgccgacacaacgctagggttgccgacgcttctttcaaatacttaggtgtcttaggtagatatctagctataaatgtgtcgtaaaaaacgtTACCTGCAtccttaaaacaatttaatagtacctacgtagcttgttaCTATCGTAAAAATGATAACAGTAGGTGTTAGTACCTagattgagaatgtctacttacttttcctcatctgtcgaaagaggaaaaaaactatattttatatttgttttgttgtttctgcatccatccatactacaagctgtgttatttgttcgtgacgaagacatttctttggcataacgcgcggtgacgtgcgtgcgtgagcgcgtgtggcaaccaactggctagcttgagtcccAAAAATCATACTGTCTATTTCTTGTGTTAGTAGGTATTACAACTACAAAAAGAGGGAGAAGTATAGTTCTGTTTATTATATTGCTTCTAacaaaattggtttgccagactacttatatttaataaaacattttaagttttataagtgaGTAGAAAACTTTAAAGCgatattgaaaatttaaaaaaatatgatcgtGTTGATATTGATTATTATTGATATCGTGTTGGTGTTGATATAAATTACTCAAGCAACTAGATGAAACTTCTAGTAATGTTAAGTCATTACTACTTATTACCAAATCAGTGTCAGATATTTGAAGTTTTCTACAGAAACAGagtttaaaacaaaactaaattataagATACCTAACTTGACTTTTAATTACCTTGACTTTTTTTGCTAAATcctcattaaatttatttaaaattctttACAAAACTCCCCATCGAACGTAGTCTTCAACGATCCCATTTATGCGCTCCAAAGCGAGCTGGTTGGGTTTGATACGAATTTTGGACATGTCTCCATCCAGCTTGGGCGCTTCTTCTGGGGCCACTGTTAACATCCCCGCTATCGATAGGCCCAGGAAAAGACCTAGGGGTCTCATCTTAATCAGGTCTGCATCAAAGGTTTCCCTAGGATATAGCTTCTCCACATCCACATTAAGCTGCTGCAACGCCAAGGTCAGCTGCGTAAAATAGTGGTCCATGAGCCGCTGGTAGTGGAGACGACGAAACTCAGCATCAGAGCCAGAGAAGACAAAATGCATCAGGTCAGCTACTGGACTTCCACTCTTCAGGGTTTGGTAGTCTAGAGGGACTATTTCCAGCTTTCCGTTGCAACGCCTGTGCATCAAATTGCTTGGTCTATAATCTCCATGAACCAAAAAAATTTCGTCATTCGTCATCATTGTCATCAGCGTCGCTATATTCTCCGTCGAGGTGAAAAACTTTTGCAGTCGTTCCTTATGATCACTCCTAACGGCTTCAGATCCATTTTCAATCGCAAATGTTAAAAACATGTTCATCAACTCTTGGCTCTCGGAtaaatctaatttaaaattGCCGACTATTCTTGTGAACTCATGAGGATTTTCATCACGCAATGCTAGTCCAAGAGCGTGAAATTTAGCCAACTGCGTAACAGCTGTTGAAGCATAGTCCCAATCGAAAGTCTTCATTCTATCAAAGTTCTTAAATCCTTTGGCTTCAAGATTTTCCAAAACTAGAATCTCCTCGTAAGGGACTAATAAGTGCCCGTAACATTTAGGTATATACAACCTCTCTTCTAGAGGGACTTGGCGCTTATTGTAAAGTCTTTCGAAGTTTACGACCAGTTCAGAGTAAAAAAGTGCTTCTGTTTCATATACCCTGCATAGGAATTCATTGTTTTTTCTTGCGTCCTCATTCAAATTAGCGGCTTtggcaaaaatatttatatccgGCTTTAGGGGTTCTGAAATTGTGGCCAGGTATAAATCTGTGGTGTAGTTGGCTCCTCCAGAAGAGATTGGTTTGATATCGATTTTACTAAGTAGATAATTCTCTTTTTTTGcgatattttgaagaaatttctTCAATTGTTCCACTCCTTCTgccattgtatatttattttacacgtCTTCTCTGTGCAGTTGGCAATTGTAACTGATATTAAGGTTGTTGATCAGTTATTATGAAGTATAATTAATGTTGCGtcataaataatacagttaACGCTGTTGATAACGATTACACGTTCACGATAAGTAGTGACTTATTTATCAGGCCTATATCATTTTTAGTGTTCAACTAATATagtttttttgattttgacagtGTTGCTTTTCGATTTTAACCATCAAACTAATATTACTGACAGAACGTTAATTAAGGCTTTTTTAGAAATGGCATTTAGAGTGGTCACCCCTTCagaataaaaattgttttgaaattttgacttactttt
This region includes:
- the LOC134744893 gene encoding uncharacterized protein LOC134744893, with translation MAEGVEQLKKFLQNIAKKENYLLSKIDIKPISSGGANYTTDLYLATISEPLKPDINIFAKAANLNEDARKNNEFLCRVYETEALFYSELVVNFERLYNKRQVPLEERLYIPKCYGHLLVPYEEILVLENLEAKGFKNFDRMKTFDWDYASTAVTQLAKFHALGLALRDENPHEFTRIVGNFKLDLSESQELMNMFLTFAIENGSEAVRSDHKERLQKFFTSTENIATLMTMMTNDEIFLVHGDYRPSNLMHRRCNGKLEIVPLDYQTLKSGSPVADLMHFVFSGSDAEFRRLHYQRLMDHYFTQLTLALQQLNVDVEKLYPRETFDADLIKMRPLGLFLGLSIAGMLTVAPEEAPKLDGDMSKIRIKPNQLALERINGIVEDYVRWGERRVNKYTMAKGVEQLKIFLQNIAKKENYLISKIDIKPISSGGANYTTDLYLATISEPLKPDINIFAKAANLNEDARKNDFLSRVYETEALFYSELAVNFERLYNECQVPVEDRLYIPKYYGHLLVPYEEILVLENLEAKGFKSFDRMKTFNWDYASTAVTQLAKFHALGLALRDENPNEFTRIVGNFKFDLYENQEMMNAFLKLAIENVCEGLNSDHKERLQKFFASTENIATLMAKMTKGETFLTHGDYRPSNLMHRRRNGKLEVVPLLPNPKEWKSSR